One Vallitalea pronyensis genomic region harbors:
- a CDS encoding DUF3427 domain-containing protein — MFITLNKSEKNFSESTMYEDYAISDRLFHWQSQSRTSDTSSTGQRYINQRNNDTTVLLFVREYKSENGITSPYYFLGKANYVSHSGSKPINIVWELEEKIPVKIHKMSNKNVG; from the coding sequence TTGTTTATAACTCTAAATAAGTCAGAGAAAAACTTTAGTGAGTCAACCATGTATGAAGACTATGCAATAAGTGACAGACTTTTTCACTGGCAATCGCAAAGTAGAACATCAGATACATCATCTACCGGTCAAAGATATATCAACCAAAGAAATAATGATACGACTGTGTTACTTTTTGTAAGAGAGTATAAATCAGAGAATGGGATAACGTCACCGTACTACTTCTTGGGTAAAGCTAATTATGTATCTCATAGTGGTAGCAAACCTATTAATATAGTATGGGAGCTTGAAGAAAAAATACCTGTTAAAATACATAAAATGAGCAATAAGAATGTGGGGTAG
- a CDS encoding carbohydrate ABC transporter permease — MEKNIRVGSNRYTVVDILFNVFNYIGFIIFTLLCVYPFYYLIINTISANNLSANGLINFFPKNIHFENYVEILKLDGLARAAWVSIGRTVIGTTLTVIASGFLGFMFTQEKMWRRKFWYRFMVITMYFNAGLIPMFLTMRNLQLTNTFWVYVIPTVVQPFYIILVKTFVESTPKSLQEAAEIDGAGILTIYARVIFPLTKPILATIAIFSAVGQWNAFYDTLIYVTDQKLYSLQYQLYTFLNQANSLAMLIKSNGTIGQSMEALAKQQTPTSIRMTISVIVVLPILFIYPIFQRYFVKGIMIGSVKG; from the coding sequence ATGGAAAAAAATATTCGTGTTGGCAGCAATAGGTATACAGTTGTCGATATTCTGTTTAATGTGTTCAATTACATTGGGTTTATTATTTTTACCCTATTATGTGTGTATCCCTTTTATTATTTGATTATCAATACCATCAGTGCTAATAACCTTTCGGCCAATGGACTGATTAACTTTTTTCCGAAGAACATACACTTTGAGAATTACGTGGAGATTCTGAAGCTGGACGGTCTTGCCAGAGCCGCCTGGGTATCCATTGGGAGAACTGTTATCGGCACCACGCTTACTGTTATTGCGTCTGGATTTCTTGGATTCATGTTTACTCAGGAAAAAATGTGGAGGAGAAAGTTCTGGTATCGGTTCATGGTCATCACCATGTACTTCAATGCGGGTCTGATTCCAATGTTTTTAACAATGCGGAATCTTCAACTGACCAATACCTTCTGGGTTTATGTGATACCGACTGTGGTGCAGCCCTTCTATATCATATTGGTGAAGACCTTTGTGGAATCCACACCAAAATCACTCCAGGAAGCCGCAGAGATTGATGGTGCAGGAATTTTGACCATCTATGCAAGGGTGATCTTCCCACTGACAAAACCGATTCTTGCAACCATTGCCATATTCTCAGCAGTTGGTCAGTGGAACGCATTCTACGATACCTTGATCTATGTAACGGATCAAAAGCTGTACTCTCTTCAGTACCAGCTGTACACCTTTCTTAATCAGGCCAACTCCCTAGCGATGCTGATTAAGAGCAATGGTACCATAGGACAGAGTATGGAGGCACTTGCTAAACAACAGACACCAACATCCATACGTATGACAATTTCTGTTATTGTTGTACTTCCCATTCTGTTCATTTATCCCATATTCCAACGCTACTTCGTGAAAGGTATTATGATTGGATCGGTAAAAGGATAA
- a CDS encoding ATP-dependent helicase produces the protein MRSNDEIRNSIEAFSARELTELEDSLSDNWYLEKLNIGQKIAATRKEGNFLVIAGPGTGKTHTLAYRVLHMIKTGTDLSKVVVITFTRKAGNELKYRINQLMPNTELGFVGTFHGFANHISQMNGKQSPISKFRLLDAEDDRQVHSLVMTDYRGFSKPIRAGRIQKLISYCVNTDMTPQEYIKKFDLRNLMDDGDAIEAYRKVYERYKVEHMLANYDDMILKISHFMDHKENRLPLPYKYLMIDEYQDTNKMQLDFIKKLNIPNVMAIGDDFQGIYSFRGADHKIILNFYRDFEDAKMIKLTRNYRSVPEIVNRVNQTVEASKLGYQKVLISAKDMSGYVEVVPGNTLESHRDFVISKIKEKPEESHALIYRYNKHRTVFEKALINEGIDYAVYGGVRLLERKHIKDVLAFLMVYLNRRDVVSYNRILTIYPGIGPKTAKRLMKYELKDTDRLNDEKTAFVGQVRDILTTTVNKDELLSLVIKLYMSIYDLIESDYYTVSDVKDDFQLLTDLLQSYESLENFIINLILDPVVDLKKGKNPKVILTTIHSAKGLEFENVYYFHSHDWYKNYDLEQTEEDRRLFYVGISRAKNNLYVFDHTDVPRPFESILKDFEKIDMASVSDDSSDPEEANDVETEKDEKKEQSNVIKVDFGSGKRK, from the coding sequence ATGAGATCAAATGACGAAATTCGTAATTCAATAGAAGCTTTTTCAGCGAGAGAGTTAACAGAACTTGAAGACTCTTTAAGTGATAACTGGTATCTTGAAAAATTAAATATAGGTCAGAAGATTGCAGCCACTCGCAAAGAGGGGAATTTCCTTGTCATAGCAGGACCGGGTACTGGCAAAACACATACATTAGCTTATCGAGTACTTCATATGATAAAAACAGGTACGGATCTAAGTAAAGTAGTTGTCATTACCTTTACAAGAAAAGCCGGCAATGAGCTAAAGTATAGAATTAATCAACTCATGCCCAATACAGAATTAGGTTTTGTTGGCACATTCCATGGCTTTGCTAATCATATATCACAGATGAATGGCAAGCAATCACCCATATCAAAATTTCGATTGTTGGATGCTGAAGACGATCGCCAAGTTCATAGCCTTGTTATGACAGACTATAGAGGCTTTAGCAAACCTATTCGTGCTGGTCGTATACAAAAACTTATCTCTTATTGTGTCAATACGGATATGACACCCCAGGAATATATTAAGAAATTCGATTTGCGAAACTTGATGGATGACGGTGATGCTATTGAAGCATATAGGAAAGTATATGAACGCTATAAAGTGGAACACATGTTAGCTAACTATGATGATATGATTTTGAAAATCAGTCATTTTATGGATCATAAAGAGAATCGTCTACCATTACCATACAAATACCTTATGATTGATGAGTACCAGGATACAAATAAAATGCAGTTGGATTTTATCAAAAAACTTAACATACCCAATGTGATGGCTATAGGTGATGATTTTCAAGGGATTTATTCCTTTAGAGGAGCAGACCATAAGATTATTTTAAACTTTTATCGTGACTTTGAAGATGCAAAGATGATAAAGCTGACCAGGAATTACCGATCTGTTCCTGAGATTGTGAATCGGGTCAACCAGACAGTTGAAGCTTCAAAACTTGGGTATCAAAAGGTTTTAATTTCAGCAAAAGACATGTCTGGTTATGTAGAAGTAGTACCAGGTAATACACTGGAAAGTCATCGGGACTTTGTGATATCAAAAATTAAAGAAAAGCCTGAAGAAAGTCATGCATTGATTTATCGCTATAACAAGCACAGAACGGTTTTTGAAAAAGCCTTGATTAACGAGGGTATTGATTATGCGGTTTATGGTGGTGTCCGTCTGTTGGAGAGAAAGCATATAAAGGATGTACTGGCTTTTCTTATGGTATATCTGAATCGCAGGGATGTAGTCAGCTATAATCGGATATTAACCATTTATCCCGGAATTGGTCCAAAGACGGCGAAAAGGCTAATGAAATATGAACTTAAGGATACGGATAGGCTTAATGATGAAAAGACTGCTTTTGTAGGACAAGTTAGAGACATACTGACAACAACAGTGAATAAGGATGAGCTGTTATCTCTCGTGATTAAACTCTATATGTCCATTTACGATCTTATCGAGTCAGACTATTATACCGTAAGTGATGTTAAAGATGACTTTCAACTGCTTACAGATTTACTGCAAAGTTATGAGTCATTGGAAAATTTCATCATCAATCTTATTTTGGACCCTGTTGTTGACCTAAAAAAGGGGAAAAACCCTAAGGTTATACTGACTACCATTCATTCTGCAAAAGGTCTTGAGTTTGAGAATGTCTATTACTTTCACTCTCATGATTGGTACAAAAATTATGATCTTGAACAGACAGAAGAAGACCGCCGATTGTTTTATGTGGGCATATCCAGAGCAAAAAATAATCTCTATGTTTTTGATCATACGGATGTACCACGTCCTTTTGAAAGTATTCTGAAAGACTTTGAAAAAATAGATATGGCAAGCGTTTCCGATGATTCCTCAGACCCAGAAGAGGCCAATGATGTTGAGACTGAGAAAGATGAAAAGAAGGAACAATCAAATGTGATAAAGGTTGATTTTGGCAGTGGAAAACGAAAATGA
- a CDS encoding WD40/YVTN/BNR-like repeat-containing protein, which produces MLKKVSKKLSVVLLMVMLITSSVNAFTTEEYVWQNVKTGTGGGFVPGIIFNTSEENLIYTRTDIGGAYRWDQMNESWIPLTDWVGFVDWNKNGVDALATDPIDTNRVYMAVGTYTNDWDTNGHILRSTDKGDTWESTPLPFKVGGNMPGRSMGERLMIDPNDNSIIYFGARSGNGLWKSTDYGVTWSKVTSFTQTGTYIPRPGQEYGGDPTGIAWITFDPSTGTLGNATQTIYVGVADQGNCIFRSTDAGVTWEAIPGQPIGYLPHHGVLSSTGKLYISYSDGCGPYDGSKGDVWKFDASGGTWTNISPVPSSSSDNHYGYGGLAVDAQSPNTIMVATLNAWWPDEIIFRSTDGGSTWTRIWDFGVYPNRINRYTHDISAAPWLTFNSQAQLPEVTPKLGWMIGDLEIDPFNSNRMMYGTGATIYGTDNLNNWDSGTINIEVKGVGMEETAVLSVISPPSGAHLLSGLGDIGGFRHDDITQVPSMMYTSPLFLTTTSMDYAELDPNIIVRVGNVDRQYSTNKASGFSNDGGTSWFEGATEPNGTTTGGMTAIAADGSSVVWSPNGTASVCYSTDNGVSWTACSGLPAQSSVASDRVNPDKFYGFSAGDFYVSTDGGVSFTKTPATGLPVAASILHSSPESGATQFKAMPGVEGDIWFVGGDKDGEHGIWHSTDSGQSFTKLSNVQEADVIGFGKAANGQNYMALYTSAKIDGVRGIFRSIDAGSSWVRINDDLHQYARTNMCISGDPRIYGRVYLGTNGRGVVYGDTAITSPTPAPTTTSAPTATPTPTPNPLAGDIK; this is translated from the coding sequence ATGCTGAAAAAAGTTTCAAAAAAACTAAGTGTAGTTCTTTTAATGGTTATGTTGATTACCAGCTCAGTAAATGCTTTTACCACAGAAGAGTACGTCTGGCAAAATGTAAAGACAGGCACAGGCGGTGGTTTTGTACCCGGGATTATATTCAATACTTCAGAAGAAAATTTAATTTATACCCGTACTGATATCGGTGGTGCATATCGCTGGGACCAAATGAACGAAAGCTGGATTCCACTTACCGATTGGGTAGGCTTTGTAGATTGGAATAAAAATGGTGTTGATGCCTTAGCAACAGATCCCATTGACACCAACCGTGTATACATGGCAGTTGGAACGTATACAAATGATTGGGATACTAATGGTCATATTTTACGTTCAACAGACAAAGGGGATACCTGGGAGAGTACGCCCTTACCATTCAAAGTCGGAGGAAATATGCCGGGTCGTTCTATGGGAGAACGTTTAATGATTGATCCTAATGATAATAGCATCATTTATTTTGGCGCTCGTAGTGGGAATGGACTTTGGAAAAGTACTGATTACGGTGTAACCTGGTCAAAAGTTACCAGCTTTACCCAAACAGGTACTTATATTCCACGCCCTGGTCAAGAATACGGTGGTGACCCGACGGGGATTGCCTGGATTACTTTTGATCCAAGCACAGGCACTTTAGGCAATGCGACACAAACGATCTATGTTGGTGTCGCTGATCAAGGCAATTGTATTTTCCGTAGTACTGATGCCGGTGTTACCTGGGAGGCCATTCCAGGTCAACCTATTGGATATTTACCGCATCACGGAGTGCTTTCTTCTACCGGAAAACTCTATATAAGCTATAGTGACGGTTGCGGCCCTTATGATGGTAGTAAAGGTGATGTATGGAAGTTTGATGCTTCTGGCGGTACATGGACGAATATAAGTCCTGTTCCTTCAAGCAGCAGTGATAATCATTATGGATATGGCGGTCTTGCAGTAGATGCTCAAAGTCCCAATACGATTATGGTAGCAACGCTAAATGCATGGTGGCCTGATGAAATTATTTTTCGCAGTACAGACGGTGGGTCAACATGGACTAGGATATGGGATTTTGGTGTCTATCCAAATCGAATTAACAGGTACACCCATGATATTTCAGCTGCCCCATGGCTAACTTTTAATTCTCAAGCCCAGCTTCCTGAAGTTACTCCAAAGTTAGGATGGATGATTGGTGATCTTGAAATTGACCCGTTTAATTCCAACCGTATGATGTATGGTACCGGTGCTACTATTTACGGTACCGATAATCTGAATAACTGGGACAGTGGTACTATTAATATAGAAGTAAAAGGTGTGGGTATGGAAGAAACAGCTGTATTATCAGTTATCAGTCCTCCGTCAGGAGCCCATTTACTAAGTGGTCTTGGCGATATAGGCGGTTTTCGTCATGATGATATAACGCAAGTGCCTTCAATGATGTATACTAGTCCTCTTTTTCTTACTACAACCAGCATGGACTATGCAGAACTAGACCCAAACATAATCGTTCGTGTAGGAAATGTAGATAGACAATATAGCACAAACAAGGCTTCAGGGTTCTCCAATGATGGAGGAACAAGTTGGTTCGAGGGAGCTACCGAACCCAACGGAACTACCACGGGAGGCATGACAGCTATTGCAGCCGACGGAAGTTCAGTAGTTTGGAGTCCGAATGGTACAGCTTCAGTTTGCTATTCAACAGATAATGGTGTCTCATGGACTGCTTGTAGTGGTCTTCCTGCACAATCCAGTGTAGCTTCTGACCGTGTTAATCCTGATAAATTCTATGGGTTTTCAGCTGGAGACTTTTATGTAAGTACTGACGGGGGGGTAAGTTTTACTAAAACGCCAGCCACAGGCTTGCCAGTAGCAGCATCAATATTGCATTCATCTCCTGAGTCAGGAGCCACCCAATTTAAGGCTATGCCTGGGGTTGAAGGTGATATTTGGTTTGTTGGCGGTGACAAAGATGGTGAACATGGCATATGGCATTCTACTGACTCAGGCCAAAGTTTTACAAAACTTTCTAATGTACAGGAAGCTGATGTTATTGGTTTTGGGAAAGCTGCTAACGGACAAAATTACATGGCATTATATACTTCTGCAAAAATTGATGGTGTACGTGGAATATTCCGCTCCATTGATGCCGGTTCTTCATGGGTTAGAATCAATGACGACCTTCACCAGTACGCAAGAACGAATATGTGTATATCTGGTGATCCGAGGATTTATGGACGTGTTTATCTTGGAACAAATGGTCGTGGAGTAGTCTATGGAGATACTGCTATAACTTCACCGACTCCTGCACCTACTACAACCTCTGCTCCAACAGCAACACCTACCCCTACTCCAAATCCTTTAGCAGGCGATATAAAGTAA
- a CDS encoding MarR family transcriptional regulator, which translates to MTKVIVKNNAERYEYINEHINEHINEHINEHIKLNRYERLVLDAIANNPKINQNKLSEILGVSKSTVRRVTDSLKEKNIIERVGSSKGGYWRIIQD; encoded by the coding sequence ATGACAAAAGTAATTGTAAAAAATAATGCAGAACGCTATGAGTATATAAATGAGCACATAAATGAACATATAAATGAGCATATAAATGAGCATATAAAATTAAACAGATATGAAAGATTAGTATTAGATGCAATAGCCAATAATCCTAAAATTAATCAAAATAAGTTAAGTGAAATTTTAGGAGTGTCTAAATCCACAGTAAGGAGAGTTACAGATTCGTTAAAGGAGAAAAACATAATAGAACGAGTAGGTTCATCTAAAGGTGGTTATTGGAGAATAATTCAAGATTAG
- a CDS encoding DUF2200 domain-containing protein — translation MDNSRVFAMSFSKIYPMYIQKAEKKGKTKEEVNEIIYWLTGYDELGLQQQIDKEVNFEEFFNQAPCMNPNVSLIKGVICGYRVEDIEDKLMQQIRYLDKLIDELARGKKMEKILRK, via the coding sequence ATGGATAATTCAAGAGTTTTTGCAATGTCTTTTTCAAAAATCTATCCTATGTATATACAAAAGGCAGAGAAAAAAGGAAAAACTAAGGAAGAAGTAAATGAAATCATTTATTGGCTAACGGGTTATGATGAACTTGGATTACAACAACAAATCGATAAAGAAGTGAATTTTGAAGAGTTCTTTAACCAAGCACCTTGTATGAATCCCAATGTTTCACTCATCAAAGGCGTCATTTGTGGATACAGAGTGGAAGACATAGAAGATAAATTGATGCAGCAGATTCGCTATTTAGATAAGTTAATTGATGAGTTAGCCAGAGGTAAAAAAATGGAGAAAATATTAAGGAAATAA
- a CDS encoding response regulator has translation MLTVYIADDEDIVRQGLKKIINWKELGFEVCGEANNGLTAYNDIGTLNPDLVLLDIQMPKLQGLDLAGQLREDGFTGRIIILSGYSEFKYAQAAIKCHVDFYLTKPIEEEDLYKAVMNIRQILQKKKLHTEHLSYYQEKAKRKILEEMIRNERKSLASFEYSLGDLNLQTDLYQILIIGALESSSGPFADFCSHLNIPITSNYIEQLKIESLEVILLKGEFIIGRFYAFKDRHTNEKNTSYFINAGNVVTGINDIYYSYHEALAVHERRFFFEEQSFIADSDDLPAPSDLKVMFTAEHSRQFGQSFYEHIKLHKVRESKHQIQELQAKLLNSGNSVEFIKSFLTGMYLYIVHAFQKDYGGNGLDFLTNAEIIQQIHNYDVLKDILSFISNEITRMIGAISNFSSEHIVDDIIEYIKHHYSEDIKLKTLAPKFGYNGSYLGKIFNKNAGMSFNDYLHSIRTEKAKGLLLDEGYKVYEVSQKVGYKNVDYFHLKFKSYNGCTPNEFRSKRNIHVD, from the coding sequence ATGCTGACAGTATACATTGCTGATGACGAGGATATCGTCAGACAAGGGCTTAAGAAAATTATTAATTGGAAGGAACTGGGTTTTGAAGTCTGCGGAGAAGCCAACAATGGTCTTACAGCCTACAATGATATTGGCACTTTGAATCCAGACCTTGTTCTTCTTGATATACAGATGCCTAAACTACAGGGGCTTGACCTTGCCGGTCAGTTGAGAGAAGATGGTTTTACTGGCAGAATCATCATACTAAGTGGCTATTCAGAGTTCAAATATGCCCAAGCAGCCATCAAATGCCATGTGGATTTCTACCTGACCAAGCCCATTGAGGAAGAAGACCTGTACAAAGCTGTCATGAACATACGGCAGATCCTTCAGAAGAAAAAACTTCATACGGAACACCTTTCCTACTACCAAGAGAAGGCAAAGCGCAAGATACTGGAGGAAATGATCCGAAATGAAAGAAAAAGTCTGGCAAGTTTTGAATACTCTCTAGGTGATCTGAATCTCCAGACAGATCTCTATCAGATTCTCATCATAGGTGCACTTGAATCATCCTCCGGACCCTTTGCTGATTTCTGCAGCCATCTGAACATTCCAATTACCAGCAACTATATCGAGCAATTGAAGATTGAATCCTTAGAGGTGATTCTTCTTAAGGGAGAATTTATCATTGGAAGATTCTATGCCTTCAAAGACCGCCATACAAATGAGAAAAATACATCATACTTCATCAATGCCGGCAATGTGGTGACGGGTATCAACGACATCTATTACTCCTATCATGAAGCACTGGCTGTCCATGAACGCAGGTTCTTTTTCGAAGAGCAAAGCTTCATCGCTGACAGTGATGATTTGCCTGCTCCGTCAGATCTGAAGGTAATGTTCACAGCAGAACATTCCAGACAATTTGGTCAAAGCTTTTATGAGCATATCAAGCTCCACAAAGTAAGGGAAAGTAAGCATCAGATACAAGAACTGCAGGCAAAACTTCTGAATTCCGGCAACAGTGTTGAATTCATCAAAAGTTTCCTGACAGGCATGTATCTGTACATTGTTCATGCGTTCCAAAAGGACTACGGAGGGAACGGTTTGGATTTCCTTACCAACGCTGAAATCATTCAACAGATTCACAACTATGACGTTCTGAAGGATATACTAAGTTTTATCAGCAATGAAATCACAAGAATGATTGGTGCTATCAGTAATTTCAGTAGTGAGCATATTGTGGATGATATCATTGAGTATATAAAGCATCACTATAGCGAAGATATTAAACTGAAAACCCTAGCACCCAAATTCGGTTACAACGGCTCTTATTTAGGTAAGATCTTCAACAAGAATGCAGGGATGAGCTTCAACGACTATCTTCACAGTATTAGAACCGAGAAGGCCAAAGGGCTTCTTCTGGACGAAGGGTATAAGGTCTATGAAGTGTCTCAAAAGGTGGGATACAAGAACGTGGATTATTTCCACCTGAAATTCAAAAGTTACAACGGGTGCACCCCCAACGAATTCCGGTCTAAACGTAACATCCATGTAGACTGA
- a CDS encoding type 2 periplasmic-binding domain-containing protein has protein sequence MIGSENGRLEDTVRADLLLDMSKMTNLMPNVMKYTGAIEKLQNLTGNDESIYAVPSRVSAYPPTEPSQGAEPTFGPYLRWDLYQAVGSPELTTLENLLPVLKEMQEMEPTSESGQKTYAFSLFKDWDGNMMMKAKQPTCFYGYDELGFILSKADGSDDQNIIDDDSMYVRALKLYFEANQMGLVDPESTTQGWDTVYSKYEDGAVIFAPWPWLGQAAYNTTERLNAGKGFMMAPIDDMKIFSSGATPTGDKYVVGIGSQAQDPERMAAFIDWLYSPEGIMMSTAQTGSTCGPEGLTWEMVNGRPELTEFGVQAMLEGGTDMPEDWGGGSWNDGVSQLNYTSVLPKDINPVNGFPYDFKLWESYIELTSTPVHKSWQEAVGALSTFEYLREHDQILVAPGTDYISPAEPWEISTLRAQVKAVIVEGSWKMVFASDEAEFYALLKDMQDTVYELGYEEVLNYDLNIAKEQSAARDKARNQ, from the coding sequence ATGATTGGATCAGAGAACGGAAGGCTTGAGGATACTGTCAGAGCAGATCTGTTGTTGGATATGAGCAAAATGACTAATCTGATGCCCAATGTTATGAAGTACACAGGCGCGATAGAGAAGCTTCAGAATCTTACAGGTAATGATGAAAGCATTTATGCTGTCCCTTCAAGGGTATCCGCCTATCCACCAACTGAGCCAAGTCAAGGTGCAGAGCCGACTTTTGGCCCATACCTTCGATGGGATTTATATCAGGCTGTGGGGTCACCTGAGTTAACCACTCTTGAGAATCTACTGCCGGTACTAAAAGAAATGCAGGAAATGGAACCTACTTCAGAATCTGGTCAAAAAACGTATGCCTTTTCACTTTTTAAGGACTGGGATGGCAATATGATGATGAAAGCCAAGCAGCCAACCTGTTTCTACGGCTATGATGAGTTAGGATTCATCCTGTCAAAGGCTGATGGTTCTGATGACCAGAACATTATTGATGATGATTCTATGTATGTCAGGGCTTTGAAACTGTATTTTGAAGCCAATCAAATGGGTCTAGTAGATCCTGAATCAACAACCCAAGGCTGGGATACCGTGTACAGCAAATATGAGGACGGTGCAGTCATCTTTGCGCCCTGGCCATGGCTTGGCCAGGCTGCATATAATACGACAGAACGTCTTAATGCAGGCAAAGGCTTCATGATGGCACCCATTGATGATATGAAAATCTTCTCTTCTGGAGCAACACCAACTGGTGACAAATACGTAGTGGGTATCGGTTCACAAGCACAGGATCCAGAAAGAATGGCAGCTTTTATTGATTGGCTTTATTCTCCTGAAGGTATCATGATGAGTACTGCTCAGACAGGGAGTACCTGTGGCCCTGAAGGGCTTACATGGGAGATGGTGAATGGTCGTCCCGAACTGACAGAATTCGGTGTTCAGGCAATGTTAGAAGGCGGTACGGATATGCCTGAAGATTGGGGCGGAGGAAGTTGGAACGATGGTGTCAGCCAGTTGAACTACACATCCGTACTACCTAAAGACATCAATCCTGTCAATGGTTTCCCATATGACTTCAAGCTTTGGGAGTCCTATATCGAATTGACTTCCACACCCGTCCATAAATCATGGCAAGAAGCGGTTGGAGCACTATCAACCTTCGAATACCTTAGGGAACATGATCAGATACTAGTAGCACCTGGAACGGATTATATTTCACCTGCAGAGCCTTGGGAAATTAGCACCCTTAGAGCTCAGGTTAAAGCTGTGATTGTAGAGGGTTCCTGGAAAATGGTATTTGCCAGCGACGAGGCTGAATTCTACGCTCTCCTTAAGGATATGCAGGATACGGTTTATGAACTTGGCTATGAAGAAGTACTTAACTATGACCTAAACATTGCCAAAGAGCAAAGTGCAGCAAGAGATAAGGCAAGAAATCAATAG
- a CDS encoding ABC transporter permease — protein sequence MRPIGIKKQKRRQSIKLFLLIVPFLVLTLLFAYYPLYGWVYSLYDYRPPLTLAQSEFVGFKWFRYLFQSKGQINQLLQVLKNTFIMSGLNIATSILPLIFAIMLNEIKSKKFKSIVQTLTTLPNFIGWVLVYSVAFALFSTTGMMNSILMDLNIITEPIKILDSGDYTYFKMLAWSLWKGLGWGAILYLAAIAGTDQELYEAARVDGAHRFHLMRHITLPALLPTFFVLLMLSVANFLNNGMDQYFVFQNAFNRDKIQVLDLYVYNLGLGSNNSIPLATAISILKSVVSVTLLIVVNTLSKRVRGRSIV from the coding sequence ATGAGACCCATAGGAATAAAGAAACAGAAACGAAGGCAGTCAATCAAACTTTTTCTCTTGATCGTACCGTTTCTTGTACTTACACTACTTTTTGCATATTATCCGCTGTATGGGTGGGTGTATTCTCTATATGATTACAGACCGCCGTTGACTCTTGCACAATCCGAGTTTGTAGGATTCAAATGGTTCAGGTATCTCTTTCAGAGTAAAGGGCAGATTAACCAACTGTTGCAGGTTCTTAAGAATACATTCATTATGAGCGGTTTAAATATCGCTACATCCATATTGCCGTTAATCTTTGCCATTATGCTCAATGAAATCAAATCTAAAAAGTTCAAAAGCATTGTCCAGACACTGACAACACTGCCTAACTTCATTGGTTGGGTGCTTGTGTATTCAGTTGCCTTTGCTCTTTTCTCAACCACAGGTATGATGAATTCTATCCTAATGGACTTGAATATCATCACAGAACCCATTAAGATTCTTGATAGTGGTGACTATACCTACTTCAAGATGCTGGCATGGTCTCTATGGAAAGGCCTTGGGTGGGGGGCAATACTCTATCTGGCAGCCATTGCAGGTACGGACCAAGAACTCTATGAGGCGGCAAGAGTGGATGGGGCACACCGTTTTCACCTAATGCGCCATATCACACTGCCGGCCCTCCTTCCCACATTTTTTGTATTGCTGATGCTTTCAGTAGCTAATTTTCTTAATAACGGCATGGATCAGTACTTCGTATTTCAGAATGCCTTCAATCGTGATAAGATACAGGTTCTTGACCTTTATGTCTATAACCTAGGTCTTGGAAGTAACAATTCCATTCCTCTTGCCACAGCTATCAGTATACTGAAATCTGTCGTATCAGTAACACTTTTAATCGTTGTGAATACACTGTCCAAACGTGTCAGAGGCAGGTCCATCGTATAA
- a CDS encoding ribbon-helix-helix domain-containing protein, with amino-acid sequence MPKKVGRPTDNPKGKPIHVRLDNKSNEILKEYCEEYKVSRAEGIRRGISKLESDLKNK; translated from the coding sequence GTGCCTAAGAAAGTAGGCAGACCAACTGATAATCCTAAAGGCAAACCTATTCATGTAAGGCTTGATAACAAAAGTAATGAAATTCTAAAGGAATATTGTGAAGAATATAAAGTTAGTAGAGCCGAAGGAATTAGACGTGGGATAAGCAAGTTGGAAAGCGACTTAAAAAACAAATAG